GCCAGCAGGGCGACGGCCAGCGCCGCCAGAATGAGCGCAATCACCGCCAGCGGCGCCCAGACGATCAGCCGGTTCATGGCGCTCTGTCATCATGCCCGGGGGCGCGCGCCATCTCGGCCTCCAGCGCCGCCAGTCTTGCGCGCGTCTGCGCGCTGCGGCGCAGGGTGAAAATTGTGAGCGCGCCCACGCACAGCGCCGTGACGCCCCACGCCCCCCAGACCCAGCCGGCATAGCCGCCCATGGCGGCCCAATCAGCGACCGCGCTCATAACGCCAGCTCCTCGGCTTCCAGGCGCTGTTCGCGCCGGCGCAGGAGGACATCGGCGCGGCGCTGCGCAATGAGCGTGCGCATGGCGGTGAGCACCAGCGCGGTCATCAGGGCGGTAAACGCCAGCGCCATCACGAGCAGCGGCCAGAGCTGGCTGGCGTGAATGGTCGGCCCGTCAAAGCGAATGACGCTGGCGGGCTGGTGCAGCGTATTCCACCAGTCCACGGAGAATTTGATGATGGGCAGATTGATCAGCCCGGCCATGGCCAGAATGGCCCCCGAACGGGCGGCCAGGCGCTCGTCCTCGATGGCGGCGCGCAGGGCGATATAGCCGAGGAACAGCAAAAACAGCACCAGCATGGAGGTCAGGCGCGCATCCCACACCCACCAGGCGCCCCACATGGGCCGGCCCCAGATCGCGCCGGTGACCAGGCACAGAAAGGCGAACACGGCCCCCACCGGCGCCAGCGCCCGGGCGGCGAGGTCCGCCAGGTTATGGCGCCAGATGAAATACACGAAGCTCGCCGCGCCCATGCCGGCATAGGCCGCCATGGCCAGCCATGCGGCCGGCACGTGGACATACATGATGCGCACGGTGTCGGCCTGCTGATAGTCCGGCGGCGAGATCACCAGCGCCCAGGGGATGCCCGCCAGAAACAGAACGAGCGCCAGCGCCCACATGACGGGCGTCAGCACGCGCGCCAGGCGCTCGAAGCGTTCGGGATTGGCCAGATAGCTCCACATGTGTGCTGACCTAGCGGTCCGCACCCGCCGGGGCAAGATCGCTCGCGCGCCTGGCGGCTGCGGCCCTGCGACGCGCTATGGGTCTGCGCGCCGGGCCAGCAGGTCGCGGATCTCTTCCAGCAGCGCCACATCGGCGGGCTTGGCGGGCGCTTCGGGGGTCTTGGCCTCGGCCTCTTCGGCCTTGCCCAGCGCCGCCAGCCGGTTCATGGCGCGCACCAGCAGAAACAGGGCGAACGCAACGATGACAAAGCTGATCACCGCATTGATGAACAGGCCATAATTGATCGTCGCGGCGCCCGCCTCGCGCGCGGCGGCCAGGCTGGCGTACTCGGCCCGGTCCAGCGCCAGAAACAGGTTGGCGAAATCCACCCCGCCCAGCGCCAGCCCGATGGGCGGCATCAGGATGTCGTTCACGAACGAGGTGACGATGCTGGTGAACGCCCCGCCCAGAATGAAGCCGACACCCAGGTCGACCACATTGCCGCGCATGGCGAAGGCTTTGAATTCATTGAACATGGGGGCATCCTCCCTCAGCCAGGACTGGCGCCATGATCGCCTGATCAATCCGTGCCCGCAACGAAAATTCCCTACAGATCAAAAGCCTCCAGCACGGCGCGGGCGTGCTTCCCGGCGCGTAACTCCTGATCCGCCCAAGACGACAGCAGGGCGCGATAGCTGACGGCGTGGAAGCGCGCGGCGTCCGCGCCCAGCGCAGCGGCGAAGCGGTCAATCTCGGCGCGGTGGGCGTGATGACGCCGTGCGTCGATCAGGCGGCCGTCAGGCCAGGCGCCGGGCTCGGCATAGGTGTAGATCAGGCGCCAGTCCCGCCCGGTTCTGCGGCCCTCTTCGCTCAGCGCCAGCGCGTGCTTGATCAGCTGGGCCGCGTCCAGCATGGCGAAGCGAAGATCGCCGCCCTGGAGTTTGCGCCGCACGTCATTCCAGCCCGGCAGCGCGCCCCAGACGTCCCGGTCAAAGGCGCTGGAAAAGCGCGCCGCGGACTTGGCTCGGAAGGGCTCGTATCGCTTGGCCTCGACGCCGACCAGCCAGTCGTCACCGGCGACCAGAGCGTCCAGACAGGGATGGCGCCCGCCCCTCCAGCCGAAACGGACCACGGCCTCCAGCGCAACCGTGCGAACGCCCTCTCCCGGCGCGCCCGCAATGGACAGGTCGCACGCCGAAGGGTCGGTCAGGAAATAGCCGAAGACATTCGCCGCCAGCGCAGCCGATGAGGCGGGGTTGTTGAACTTGCCCGATCCCAGCTCGTCGCCGGGTGCGTCCTGATACACTTTGAGTATCGCCGCGTGATCGAGATGCGGCAGCAGGGCGAGTTTGGCGTCGTGGCTCACGCCGCAGGCCCTCAGCCCTTGCCGTCCACCCGCTCGCGCAATTCCTTGCCGGTCTTGAAGAAGGGCACGTGCTTTTCCTTGACCGACACCTGTTCGCCGGTGCGCGGGTTGCGGCCCTCGCGCGGCGGACGGTGGCGGACGGAGAAGGCGCCGAAGCCGCGCAGCTCCACCCGGTCGCCGCGTTCGAGCGCGGCGGCGATTTCTTCCAGAACAGTGTTCACAACGCGCTCCAGATCCTTCTGGTAGAGATGAGGATGCGCCTGTGCGAGTTGGTCGATGAGTTCGGATTTGATCATGAGAAGACCCCTTGCCGGATACGACTTTAGGGAGTCCGGACAAGTCGCGTCAATCGCCAAAAATTGATCCCGGTAAAGAAAAACCCCCGGCGCGGGTCCGCGCCGGGGGCTGTAGGATCAACAACGATGGCGCGCCGGCGCTATTCGCCGTCTTTCTTGGTGGCTTCCTGCTTTTTCAGCGCGGCGCCCAGGATATCGCCCAGCGAGGCGCCGGAATCCGACGAACCGTACTGTTCCACGGCGTCTTTTTCCTCGGCCATTTCGAGCGCCTTGACCGACACCGACACCCGGCGGGTGGCCTTGTCGATCTGGGTGACGCGCGCGTCCACCTTGTCGCCCACCGCAAAGCGCTCGGGGCGCTGTTCGGCGCGGTCACGCGACAGATCGGACTTGCGGATGAAGGCCTTGACCTGATTGTCGGGCCCCAGCGCCACTTCGATGCCGCCGGTGGTGACTTCGGTCACGGTGCAGGTGACGGTCTGACCGCGCTTGTAGGCGCCGTCTTCCATCGGATCGCCGGCCAGCTGCTTGACGCCGAGGGAGACGCGCTCCTTCTCGATATCCACGTCGAGCACCTTGGCGCGGACGATATCGCCCTTCTTGTAGTCCTGGATGGCGTCTTCGCCGGCGCGGTCCCAGTCGAGATCCGACAGGTGCACCATGCCGTCAATCTCCTCGTCCACGCCGATGAACAGGCCGAACTCGGTGATGTTCTTGACCTCGCCCTCGACCTCGGCGCCCGCCGGGTGGGTTTCAGCGAAGATTTCCCACGGATTGCGCTGGGTCTGCTTGATGCCCAGCGAGACGCGGCGTTTTTCCGAATCCACGTCCAGCACCATGACTTCCACTTCCTGGGAGGTGGAGACGATCTTGCCCGGGTGGATGTTCTTCTTGGTCCAGCTCATCTCCGAGACGTGGACCAGGCCTTCCACGCCCGGCTCCAGCTCCACGAAGGCGCCGTACTCGGCGATATTGGTCACGCGGCCCGTAAAGGTCGCGCCCACCGGATATTTGGCGCCCACGCCTTCCCAGGGGTCGGACTGCAGCTGCTTCATGCCCAGCGAGATGCGCTGGGTGTCCTTGTTGATCTTGATGATCTGGACTTTCATCGTCTGGCCGACTTCGACCACTTCGCTGGGGTGGCCCACGCGGCTCCAGCTCATGTCGGTGACATGGAGCAGGCCGTCAATGCCGCCCAGATCCACGAACGCGCCGTAATCGGTGATGTTCTTGACCACGCCTTCGCGCACTTCGCCCTCGGCCAGCTGACCGACCAGCTCGGCGCGCTGCTCGGCGCGGGATTCTTCCAGAACAGCGCGGCGCGACACCACGATATTGCCGCGCGGACGGTCCATTTTCAGGATCGCGAAGGGCTGTTCCTTGTTCATCAGCGGGGTGACGTCGCGCACGGGGCGGATGTCCACCTGGCTGCCCGGCAGGAAGGCGCTGGCGCCGCCCAGATCGACGGTGAACCCGCCCTTGACCCGGCCGACAATGGCGCCGGTGACCGGCTCCTTGCCTTCAAACTGCTGCTCCAGACGATCCCAGGCCTCTTCGCGGCGCGCCTTGTCGCGCGACAGGACCGCTTCGCCCATGGCGTTCTCGATGCGCTCCAGGAACACTTCGACCGTGTCGCCCGCCTTGGGAGCGCCGCCGCCGGGTCCTGCAAATTCGCGCACGGAAATGCGCCCTTCGGTCTTCAGACCGACATCGATGATGACGATGTCGTTTTCAACAGAGGTGACGCGGCCCTGAACGACCGAGCCTTCCATCAGGTCGCGGCCGGCGAGGCTCGCTTCCAGCATCTGGGAAAAGTCTTCACGGCTCGGGGCCGCGGTGGAGGTTTGAGACATGGATTGCTTTCTTAACGTGAGACGGTTTCGGTTTGCGAAAGAAGCCGCCCCTTCAAGGGCGGCGCGCGGGGCTGCTGGGCAGCGCGGCGGCGCAAACGCGGGGTCTGGCGCTGTCCGTCCCGGTCTTGCGGGCGGTCAGGCGCGGGTGGATGACATGGACGGCCAAGGCCGCCCGGCGAGTGAGCTCCGGCGGGCCGGAAGCGCGCGCGTATCTACGCCATCGCCGCGTCCAGTGCAAGCTCAGGGGGGTGTCTGCGGCCCGCTGACCGGCTGGCCATTGCGCAGCACGACGGCGCCGGCCAGCACGTCGGGCGCCATCAGGCGGGCGTTGACGCCCAGACGTTCGGGCTTGGGCTCGGGCGGGACGCCGGACCAGTGGGTCACGCAGCCGCACCGCGCGCACCGGTGAA
The window above is part of the Hyphomonadaceae bacterium ML37 genome. Proteins encoded here:
- the ccmD gene encoding heme exporter protein CcmD — its product is MSAVADWAAMGGYAGWVWGAWGVTALCVGALTIFTLRRSAQTRARLAALEAEMARAPGHDDRAP
- the ccmC gene encoding heme ABC transporter permease CcmC; translated protein: MWSYLANPERFERLARVLTPVMWALALVLFLAGIPWALVISPPDYQQADTVRIMYVHVPAAWLAMAAYAGMGAASFVYFIWRHNLADLAARALAPVGAVFAFLCLVTGAIWGRPMWGAWWVWDARLTSMLVLFLLFLGYIALRAAIEDERLAARSGAILAMAGLINLPIIKFSVDWWNTLHQPASVIRFDGPTIHASQLWPLLVMALAFTALMTALVLTAMRTLIAQRRADVLLRRREQRLEAEELAL
- the mscL gene encoding large conductance mechanosensitive channel protein MscL, whose translation is MFNEFKAFAMRGNVVDLGVGFILGGAFTSIVTSFVNDILMPPIGLALGGVDFANLFLALDRAEYASLAAAREAGAATINYGLFINAVISFVIVAFALFLLVRAMNRLAALGKAEEAEAKTPEAPAKPADVALLEEIRDLLARRADP
- a CDS encoding integration host factor subunit beta translates to MIKSELIDQLAQAHPHLYQKDLERVVNTVLEEIAAALERGDRVELRGFGAFSVRHRPPREGRNPRTGEQVSVKEKHVPFFKTGKELRERVDGKG
- the rpsA gene encoding 30S ribosomal protein S1 translates to MSQTSTAAPSREDFSQMLEASLAGRDLMEGSVVQGRVTSVENDIVIIDVGLKTEGRISVREFAGPGGGAPKAGDTVEVFLERIENAMGEAVLSRDKARREEAWDRLEQQFEGKEPVTGAIVGRVKGGFTVDLGGASAFLPGSQVDIRPVRDVTPLMNKEQPFAILKMDRPRGNIVVSRRAVLEESRAEQRAELVGQLAEGEVREGVVKNITDYGAFVDLGGIDGLLHVTDMSWSRVGHPSEVVEVGQTMKVQIIKINKDTQRISLGMKQLQSDPWEGVGAKYPVGATFTGRVTNIAEYGAFVELEPGVEGLVHVSEMSWTKKNIHPGKIVSTSQEVEVMVLDVDSEKRRVSLGIKQTQRNPWEIFAETHPAGAEVEGEVKNITEFGLFIGVDEEIDGMVHLSDLDWDRAGEDAIQDYKKGDIVRAKVLDVDIEKERVSLGVKQLAGDPMEDGAYKRGQTVTCTVTEVTTGGIEVALGPDNQVKAFIRKSDLSRDRAEQRPERFAVGDKVDARVTQIDKATRRVSVSVKALEMAEEKDAVEQYGSSDSGASLGDILGAALKKQEATKKDGE